AAGCAATGTAGATGTAGCCCTGCTCAAGTAGCGATCGCTGATAGCGATAGAAGAACGTGAGCAAAAGGGTTCGGATATGCGCACCATCGACGTCCGCGTCCGTCATGATCACAATGCGGTGATAGCGCAGTTGTGAGGCATCAAACTCCTCGCCTTTAATACCGAGTCCAAGAGCCGTAATCAGGGCTTGGATTTCAGTGTTTTTGTAGATCTTGGCGTCGTCTGTTTTCTCAATATTGAGAATTTTGCCGCGCAAGGGCAGGATTGCTTGGAAGCGGCGATCGCGACCTTGTTTGGCGCTGCCACCCGCAGAATCCCCTTCCACAATAAAGATTTCAGACTCGCTAGGATCGCGACTCGAACAGTCCGCTAATTTACCCGGCAGTGTCGAAGATTCTAGAACGGATTTACGGCGTACTAGTTCTCGCGCCCGCCGCGCTGCTTCCGCCGCATTAAAGGCTTGGATGGCCTTTTCAAGAATTAGATCAGCAACGTTGGGATGAAACTCCAGATACTCCGTCAGCGTTTCGCCGACGAGTGTATCGACGATACCGCGAACTTCCGTATTGCCAAGCTTGGTTTTGGTCTGGCCTTCAAACTCTGGATCGGGGACTTTGACCGAAACGATCGCAGTTAAGCCTTCGCGGATGTTTTCACCGGAGAGATTATTATCTGCATCTTTGCGCTTATTCCGTTTGCGGGCGATCGTGTTCATCGTCCGCGTCAAGACGGTTTTCAGCCCCTCAATGTGGGTGCCGCCGTCGATCGTGCGAATGTTATTAGCAAAGCCAAGAATGCTGTCGCTGTAAGCATCAACACACCACTGCAGTGCAGCTTCAACCTGCACACCATCTTTCTCAGACTGCACAAAAATAATTTCTTCGTGCAGGGCCTGCTTGTCGGCATTCATGTAGGCGACGTATTCGCGAATGCCACCTTCAAAGTAATAGGTTTCTTTGTGGGGCTCGTGGTTTTTGGTGAGCTGCAAACGCTCATCCGTGAAGTCAATGCGAACACCCGCATTCAGATAGGCCAGTTCTTTGAGGCGACTGGCGAGGGTGCTGTAATCAAATTCTGTTGTTTCAGAGAAGATTGTGGCATCGGGCTTAAACCGAACCCGAGTCCCCCGGCGATCGCCAGCATCGGGTGATACCTGTAGCTCCCCAATCGGGTTGCCTTGCTCAAAGCGCTGCTGATGGGTTTTGCCTTCGCGCCAAACCGTCACCTGCACAAACTCTGACAGGGCGTTGACGACGGAGACACCCACCCCGTGCAAGCCCCCCGACACTTTGTAGCCGCCGCCGCCGAACTTACCGCCAGCGTGCAAGATCGTCAGCACCGTCTCAAGTGCAGACTTCCCCGTTTGGGGGTGAATATCCGTTGGAATGCCTCGACCGTTATCGGTCACTTGGCAGGAACCATCTTCTAGCAAGCGTACATCGATCGCGTTGCAATAGCCTGCCAGTGCTTCATCGACGGCATTGTCCACCACCTCGTACACTAGGTGATGCAAGCCTTTTGGCCCGGTACTGCCGATGTACATCCCGGGACGTTTGCGAACCGGCTCGAGCCCTTCGAGAACCTGAATCTGACTCGCGCCGTACTCGTTGGCCATGAATGCCGCGCCCCTGCCCCTGAAAAACCGGCCTTATTGAGCGTTTGAGCCCAAAAAGTATCAAAATACTAGCACAAAAGCCTTAAAGACGCTTCTGGGTGTCTCTGGAGGCGCGATCGCAGTAGAGATGGAATCGCATTTGAAATCAGGTTTGATTGTCCTTTGTGGCCCAACAGCAACAGGAAAATCGAGTTTGGCGATCGCGATCGCCCAGCAGTTAGGCAGTCCGATTCTCAGCGCTGATTCCCGCTTGATTTATCGCGGCTTCGATATTGGCACCGCCAAGCCCACGGCGACTGAACAGCAGCTCGCGCCTCACTATCTCATCGATCTCTGTGATCCGCGTCAGGGCTTTACCGTCGGGGACTATCAAGACCAAGCCGTCCCGCTCATTCAACAATTCCAAGCCCAAGGTCAAATCCCACTCCTGGTCGGCGGAACCGGACTCTACATCAAGGCAATCGTCAACGGTTTA
The sequence above is a segment of the Synechococcus elongatus PCC 11801 genome. Coding sequences within it:
- the gyrB gene encoding DNA topoisomerase (ATP-hydrolyzing) subunit B, with protein sequence MANEYGASQIQVLEGLEPVRKRPGMYIGSTGPKGLHHLVYEVVDNAVDEALAGYCNAIDVRLLEDGSCQVTDNGRGIPTDIHPQTGKSALETVLTILHAGGKFGGGGYKVSGGLHGVGVSVVNALSEFVQVTVWREGKTHQQRFEQGNPIGELQVSPDAGDRRGTRVRFKPDATIFSETTEFDYSTLASRLKELAYLNAGVRIDFTDERLQLTKNHEPHKETYYFEGGIREYVAYMNADKQALHEEIIFVQSEKDGVQVEAALQWCVDAYSDSILGFANNIRTIDGGTHIEGLKTVLTRTMNTIARKRNKRKDADNNLSGENIREGLTAIVSVKVPDPEFEGQTKTKLGNTEVRGIVDTLVGETLTEYLEFHPNVADLILEKAIQAFNAAEAARRARELVRRKSVLESSTLPGKLADCSSRDPSESEIFIVEGDSAGGSAKQGRDRRFQAILPLRGKILNIEKTDDAKIYKNTEIQALITALGLGIKGEEFDASQLRYHRIVIMTDADVDGAHIRTLLLTFFYRYQRSLLEQGYIYIACPPLYKLERGRNHYYCYNDRELQERIASFPENANYTIQRFKGLGEMMPQQLWETTMDPETRTMKRVEIEDAAEADRIFTILMGDRVQPRREFIETYGPQLSLAALDI